One window of Gilliamella sp. B3022 genomic DNA carries:
- the nagE gene encoding N-acetylglucosamine-specific PTS transporter subunit IIBC, with amino-acid sequence MGILAYLQRIGRSLMVPVAVLPAAAILLGIGYWIDPQGWGQNSIVAAFLIKSGGAIIDNMAILFAIGIAYGMSKDKDGAAALSGLVGFLVITTLLSPDSVSLLTNTPIDNVSKAFNKINQNQFIGILVGVISSEIYNRFSNIELHRALAFFSGKRLVPILVSFVMLFVAFVMLYIWPNIYQALVAFGNEIKGLGAIGAGIYGFFNRLLIPIGLHHALNSVFWFNVADINDIPNFLAGQNAIDSGKAIAGITGRYQAGFFPIMMFGLPGAALAMYHTAKKGNKEKTASIMLAASFAAFFTGITEPLEFAFMFVAPVLYVIHAILTGISLFIAASLQWISGFAFSAGLLDMLLQSRNPLAVHWYMLILQGLVFFVVYYVVFRFVIVKFNLKTPGREDDVETNPSTENTSPKEAVGDVSALAEQYLVIVGGKENLTNIDSCITRLRLSVKDTDLVDEESAKALGAMAVIKLGKTGVQIVVGQQAENIADHMKKLV; translated from the coding sequence ATGGGAATTTTAGCTTATTTGCAACGTATCGGGCGCTCGCTTATGGTGCCTGTAGCAGTTTTACCTGCGGCTGCAATACTACTCGGCATTGGATACTGGATTGATCCTCAAGGATGGGGACAAAATAGTATTGTTGCTGCTTTTTTAATTAAATCTGGTGGTGCAATTATCGATAATATGGCGATACTATTTGCCATTGGTATCGCATATGGCATGTCTAAAGATAAAGATGGCGCTGCTGCACTAAGTGGCTTAGTTGGTTTTTTAGTCATCACAACATTACTATCTCCAGATTCAGTATCATTATTAACTAACACACCAATTGATAACGTTTCTAAAGCTTTTAATAAAATTAATCAAAACCAATTTATTGGTATTTTAGTCGGTGTAATTTCTTCTGAAATATATAACCGTTTTAGTAATATTGAGTTACATAGAGCGCTTGCATTTTTTAGTGGTAAACGTCTGGTACCTATCCTTGTTTCATTTGTAATGCTATTTGTTGCTTTTGTAATGCTTTACATTTGGCCAAATATTTATCAAGCCTTAGTTGCATTTGGTAATGAAATTAAAGGATTAGGAGCAATTGGTGCAGGTATCTATGGCTTTTTTAATCGTCTACTTATTCCTATTGGTTTGCATCATGCACTTAATTCAGTATTCTGGTTTAACGTTGCTGATATTAATGATATCCCTAACTTCTTAGCTGGACAAAATGCCATTGATAGCGGTAAAGCAATTGCAGGCATTACTGGTCGTTATCAAGCTGGCTTCTTCCCAATTATGATGTTTGGTTTACCAGGAGCAGCATTAGCTATGTACCATACAGCAAAAAAAGGAAATAAAGAAAAAACGGCTTCGATTATGTTAGCTGCTTCTTTCGCAGCTTTTTTTACAGGTATTACTGAACCGTTAGAATTTGCCTTTATGTTTGTAGCTCCAGTACTTTATGTAATACATGCTATTTTAACGGGTATTTCTTTGTTTATTGCTGCTAGTTTACAATGGATTTCAGGTTTTGCATTTAGCGCAGGTTTACTTGATATGTTACTGCAATCACGTAATCCATTAGCTGTACATTGGTATATGCTAATTCTTCAAGGTCTAGTGTTCTTTGTTGTTTACTATGTAGTTTTCCGTTTTGTGATTGTCAAATTCAATTTAAAAACACCGGGTCGTGAAGACGATGTGGAAACTAATCCATCAACTGAAAACACCTCACCTAAAGAAGCGGTTGGTGATGTATCGGCACTTGCAGAACAATATTTAGTCATTGTTGGTGGTAAAGAAAACCTAACGAATATTGATTCTTGTATTACACGATTACGTTTAAGTGTGAAAGACACAGATCTCGTTGATGAAGAATCAGCAAAAGCCCTTGGTGCTATGGCAGTAATTAAATTAGGGAAAACAGGTGTACAAATTGTAGTTGGTCAGCAAGCTGAAAACATCGCCGATCATATGAAAAAATTAGTATAG
- the nagB gene encoding glucosamine-6-phosphate deaminase — protein MRLIPLQNAQEVGAWVAQRIVNKINDFKPTADRPFVLGLPTGSSPLVMYQQLIKQYKAGKVSFKHVVTFNMDEYVGLPEDHPESYHTFMYENFFNHIDIDKNNIHILNGNAVDIDEECRQYEEKIKTYGKINVFVGGVGQDGHIAFNEPGSSLCSRTRIKTLTEDTRIANSRFFDNDVNQVPKHALTIGVATLMDAQEVILLVCGHNKSLALQAGVEGSVNHLWTVTALQMHPASLIVCDEPSTDDLKVKTLKYFKQMEADNLKVTVL, from the coding sequence ATGAGGCTTATTCCTTTACAAAATGCACAAGAAGTTGGTGCTTGGGTGGCACAGCGCATTGTGAACAAAATTAATGATTTCAAACCGACAGCGGATCGTCCGTTTGTTTTAGGATTACCAACAGGAAGCTCACCGTTGGTCATGTATCAACAACTTATTAAACAATATAAAGCAGGTAAGGTAAGTTTTAAACATGTGGTTACGTTTAATATGGATGAATACGTAGGACTTCCTGAAGATCATCCAGAAAGTTATCACACATTTATGTATGAAAATTTCTTTAACCATATTGATATTGATAAAAACAACATCCATATATTAAATGGTAATGCAGTAGATATTGACGAAGAATGCCGTCAGTATGAAGAGAAAATTAAAACTTATGGTAAAATCAATGTGTTCGTTGGTGGCGTTGGTCAAGATGGACATATTGCTTTTAACGAACCAGGTTCTTCACTTTGCTCTCGTACTCGAATTAAAACATTAACCGAAGATACACGAATTGCTAACTCTCGTTTTTTTGATAATGATGTTAATCAAGTGCCAAAACATGCACTGACTATTGGCGTTGCAACGTTAATGGATGCACAAGAAGTGATTTTATTAGTTTGTGGTCATAACAAGAGTTTAGCACTGCAGGCTGGAGTTGAAGGATCAGTTAATCACCTTTGGACTGTCACTGCGTTACAAATGCATCCAGCATCCCTTATTGTTTGTGATGAGCCAAGTACTGATGATCTTAAAGTAAAAACCTTAAAATATTTTAAACAAATGGAAGCTGATAATCTAAAAGTGACCGTTTTATAA
- a CDS encoding ROK family protein — MTFNYLNLVGNADLIKQLNYAMIYRLIVQHAPISRIQLAEISHLAPASITKITRQLIKKKLIREVDAQQSTGGRPAVSIEAKFNYYQTIAVQLSRSHVTIELYDIGGNCLASSVCPLTHFTQEFTQKYLIGLIEQFIQDNSKRIKNLIAISVVLPGLIDSVHGIVRYTPHIQVKEWSLAEELQKQFNVSIFLGNDIQSLALAESYFGTTQNVDDSILIRVHRGVGSGVIVNQQLLTNHNQSGCEVGHIQVDALGDRCHCGNFGCLENRVVNDAIEHRAKQMIEQGYPTRLSRDECNIANICHYANQGDELAIKLVKDAGENLGRAVAMMVNIFNPQRIVLAGELTKSPEVLLNAVNSALNAQSLEELRKNLTINCSSLDDRSAIGAFALVQQALFNGSLLMLLLENTVTI, encoded by the coding sequence ATGACCTTTAATTATCTAAACTTAGTTGGAAATGCTGATCTTATCAAACAGCTAAATTATGCCATGATTTATCGTTTGATTGTTCAGCATGCTCCTATTTCTCGTATTCAATTGGCTGAAATTAGCCATTTAGCGCCAGCCAGCATTACTAAAATTACTCGCCAATTGATTAAGAAAAAACTGATTAGAGAGGTTGATGCACAACAATCAACGGGAGGTCGTCCTGCCGTTTCAATTGAAGCTAAATTCAACTATTATCAGACTATTGCTGTTCAGCTCAGCCGTTCACATGTAACAATTGAGCTTTATGATATTGGTGGTAATTGTTTAGCATCGAGTGTATGTCCATTAACGCACTTCACTCAGGAATTTACGCAAAAATATTTGATTGGATTAATTGAGCAATTTATCCAAGATAACAGTAAAAGAATTAAAAATCTTATAGCAATATCCGTAGTTCTTCCTGGATTGATTGATTCTGTACATGGTATTGTTCGTTATACTCCTCATATTCAAGTTAAAGAATGGTCATTAGCTGAAGAACTACAAAAACAATTCAATGTTTCAATCTTTTTAGGGAATGATATTCAAAGTTTAGCTTTAGCTGAAAGTTATTTTGGTACGACACAAAATGTGGATGATTCTATTCTCATTCGTGTCCATCGGGGGGTCGGATCAGGTGTTATTGTTAATCAACAATTACTGACAAATCATAATCAAAGTGGTTGTGAAGTTGGTCATATTCAAGTTGATGCGTTAGGTGATCGATGCCACTGTGGTAATTTTGGTTGCTTAGAAAATCGTGTAGTCAATGATGCTATTGAACATCGTGCAAAACAGATGATTGAACAAGGCTACCCAACCAGATTATCTCGGGACGAATGTAATATAGCTAATATTTGTCATTATGCAAATCAAGGTGATGAACTGGCAATAAAGTTAGTCAAAGATGCTGGTGAGAATCTTGGTCGTGCGGTTGCAATGATGGTAAATATTTTTAATCCGCAACGAATTGTGTTAGCGGGTGAATTAACTAAATCACCAGAAGTATTGTTAAATGCGGTAAACAGCGCATTAAATGCACAAAGTTTAGAGGAATTAAGAAAAAATCTTACTATCAATTGTTCATCACTTGATGACCGATCCGCAATTGGTGCATTTGCATTAGTACAACAAGCATTATTCAACGGTTCGCTCCTGATGTTGTTGTTAGAAAACACTGTGACAATCTAG
- the nagA gene encoding N-acetylglucosamine-6-phosphate deacetylase, protein MYALTNCRIYTGYEILENHAVIIDGDKITKICKQDELSASITIEDLQNAIVAPGFIDIQVNGCGGVQFNETLDALSIETLEKMQATNLAYGCTSYLPTLITSTDEFMIKAVNVMREYLIKHPNQALGLHLEGPYINPEKKGIHDENIIRQPSQEMIDFLCDNADVIKIITLAPEKVENNFIKQLVNAGIHVSVGHSNGHYDDCRRGFNAGIRLGTHLFNAMPYITGREPGVVGAIYDESDVYVGIIADGQHVSWANIRNSHKIKQDHLILITDAMLLAGSNLSSGVFAGKTIYYKDGRCVDEKGTLGGSALTMIDAVKNAVEHVGIALDEALRMATLYPAKAIGVDKTLGSVSEGKIANLVVFDRNFTIIKTVVNGEINS, encoded by the coding sequence ATGTACGCATTAACAAATTGTCGTATCTATACAGGTTATGAAATTCTTGAAAATCACGCCGTTATTATCGACGGCGATAAGATTACCAAAATCTGTAAACAAGACGAACTATCTGCAAGTATCACTATTGAAGATTTACAAAATGCTATTGTTGCGCCTGGGTTTATTGATATTCAAGTCAATGGTTGTGGTGGCGTGCAATTTAATGAAACACTCGATGCATTAAGTATTGAAACATTAGAAAAAATGCAAGCGACTAATCTTGCTTATGGATGTACGAGCTATTTACCGACTTTAATTACATCGACGGATGAATTCATGATAAAAGCGGTAAATGTGATGCGTGAATATTTAATTAAACACCCTAATCAAGCACTTGGTTTACATCTTGAAGGACCCTATATTAATCCTGAAAAGAAAGGTATCCATGATGAAAATATCATCCGTCAACCATCGCAAGAAATGATCGACTTTCTTTGTGATAATGCTGATGTTATTAAAATTATTACTCTAGCACCAGAAAAAGTTGAAAATAATTTTATTAAACAACTGGTTAACGCAGGAATTCATGTATCGGTAGGTCATTCCAATGGTCATTATGATGATTGTCGACGAGGTTTTAATGCTGGTATTCGTCTAGGCACGCATTTATTCAATGCTATGCCTTATATCACTGGGCGAGAACCCGGTGTAGTGGGTGCAATTTATGATGAATCTGATGTTTATGTTGGCATTATTGCCGATGGGCAACATGTTAGCTGGGCAAATATTCGAAATAGTCATAAAATCAAACAAGATCACTTGATTTTAATTACTGATGCTATGTTATTAGCTGGTTCGAATTTATCCTCAGGAGTATTTGCAGGCAAAACCATTTATTATAAAGACGGTCGTTGTGTTGATGAAAAAGGTACATTAGGGGGATCAGCTTTAACGATGATTGATGCAGTGAAAAATGCAGTCGAACATGTTGGTATTGCATTGGATGAGGCATTAAGAATGGCAACGCTTTATCCTGCTAAAGCAATCGGTGTTGATAAAACTCTTGGTAGCGTTAGCGAAGGTAAAATAGCCAACTTAGTTGTTTTTGACCGTAACTTTACTATTATTAAAACGGTTGTTAATGGAGAGATCAACAGCTAA